The following are encoded together in the Brassica napus cultivar Da-Ae chromosome A9, Da-Ae, whole genome shotgun sequence genome:
- the BNAA09G52200D gene encoding uncharacterized protein BNAA09G52200D translates to MSTFSPSLVLSLILLNLLLVSSTTEMIKEGEIRLPSEKINGQFCNATAKPVSCPVKCFRADPVCGEDSVTYWCGCADALCHGVRVSKPGACDVGNGVGLSVPGQALLLIHIVWLVALAFSILLGLF, encoded by the coding sequence ATGTCGACGTTTTCGCCGTCTCTGGTCCTCTCTCTCATCCTTCTCAACCTACTTTTGGTTTCATCGACCACAGAGATGATCAAGGAAGGAGAGATTCGACTACCTTCTGAGAAGATCAACGGCCAATTCTGCAACGCAACGGCTAAACCGGTTTCTTGCCCGGTTAAATGTTTCAGGGCTGATCCGGTTTGCGGCGAAGACAGCGTTACTTATTGGTGCGGTTGTGCAGACGCTTTATGCCACGGAGTTCGTGTTTCAAAACCAGGTGCATGCGATGTTGGTAATGGCGTTGGTTTGTCTGTTCCAGGACAAGCTCTGCTTTTGATCCACATTGTCTGGCTCGTGGCTCTTGCCTTCTCTATTCTCTTAGGCCTCTTCTGA